A genomic stretch from Spiroplasma endosymbiont of Clivina fossor includes:
- a CDS encoding formate/nitrite transporter family protein: protein MSSKEKPLHSFDDSNVVLIKDHISHEETFVEVFEYAFQKLRDPWYKTFLFGIMAGFFVAIAYVIVIVALSGFIIKDSNGNLKPNGMPSGMIALITGLTFTPAILMVIFIGGTLFTSNSLTLLPIVKREAKLRRMLANLSLVLVGNCLGTLIVAISTYLMGHMKVDSEFYNAFKYIYDKKIGSSPSNLNWTVFLKNFVSGIYCNILIAGLFWMNMSVKNSATKVLLCFFVILAFGISGFQHIVANAYVWMTGLFLNNGMVGQDFGTFSIMNMLPTLLGNFIGGSVVLPMVYLLVFKKRINTEIAAGKFKGTKL, encoded by the coding sequence ATGAGTTCAAAAGAAAAACCATTACATAGTTTTGATGATAGTAATGTTGTCCTTATTAAAGATCATATTTCACATGAAGAGACATTTGTTGAAGTATTTGAATATGCTTTTCAAAAATTACGCGATCCGTGATATAAGACATTTCTATTTGGTATTATGGCAGGTTTTTTTGTAGCAATTGCTTATGTTATTGTTATTGTTGCTTTATCAGGATTTATTATTAAAGACAGTAATGGAAATTTAAAACCTAATGGTATGCCTTCTGGTATGATTGCTTTAATTACGGGACTAACTTTTACGCCAGCAATATTAATGGTTATTTTTATTGGGGGGACATTATTTACTTCTAATTCATTGACATTATTACCCATAGTTAAAAGAGAAGCAAAATTGCGCCGCATGCTTGCAAATTTATCTTTAGTATTAGTTGGTAATTGTTTAGGAACATTAATTGTTGCGATATCAACTTATTTAATGGGACATATGAAAGTTGATTCTGAGTTTTATAATGCTTTTAAGTATATTTATGATAAGAAAATCGGTTCTAGTCCAAGTAATCTTAATTGGACAGTTTTTTTAAAAAATTTTGTTAGTGGCATTTATTGTAATATTTTAATTGCGGGATTGTTCTGAATGAATATGTCTGTTAAAAATTCAGCAACTAAGGTATTATTATGCTTCTTTGTAATTTTAGCGTTTGGAATTTCTGGTTTTCAACATATTGTTGCTAATGCTTATGTTTGAATGACTGGTTTATTTTTAAATAATGGTATGGTTGGTCAAGATTTTGGAACATTTTCAATAATGAATATGCTACCAACATTGTTAGGTAATTTTATTGGCGGTAGTGTTGTCTTACCAATGGTTTATTTATTAGTATTTAAAAAACGAATTAATACAGAAATCGCTGCTGGAAAATTTAAAGGAACTAAATTATAG
- a CDS encoding IS1/IS1595 family N-terminal zinc-binding domain-containing protein, with product MEKIIQELVNTLTDDQFLEFYEKVKQQAELIKKQKRLNEIDQKFRAQGIKCPKCESYHCVKNGHNSEGKQKYLCKNCRASFDTFRNHFIYWSHLNYEQWNLLIQISLLGQSSKTISRFIKTTLKTAWYNRQKLMKSKQLENTQLKFKKLSGKIQIDETFIKEIHKGNFKYKTDPRRIHLDPFATNTKCCIQMAIDNNNNIYVKSTNTKRLQKQWVIENMNKELINENSIITSDMQKLYFLVAKQTNSTLCVTKTTINPEASYRNLNKISKLQSSLKEALIHYHGLGFTNIQNYLNLWKWKYQHKGLTPNQQTAVLYFNV from the coding sequence ATGGAAAAAATAATTCAAGAACTAGTAAATACTTTAACAGATGATCAATTTTTAGAATTTTATGAAAAAGTCAAACAACAAGCAGAATTAATAAAAAAACAAAAACGGTTAAATGAAATTGATCAAAAATTTAGAGCGCAAGGTATTAAATGCCCTAAATGTGAATCTTACCATTGCGTTAAAAATGGACATAATTCAGAAGGAAAACAAAAATATTTATGTAAAAATTGCCGTGCAAGTTTTGACACTTTTCGTAATCATTTTATTTATTGAAGTCATTTAAATTATGAACAATGAAATTTATTGATTCAAATTTCATTGCTGGGGCAATCTAGTAAAACAATTTCTCGTTTTATTAAAACTACATTAAAAACTGCTTGATATAATCGTCAAAAATTAATGAAATCAAAACAATTAGAAAATACCCAATTAAAATTTAAAAAATTATCTGGTAAAATCCAAATCGATGAAACATTTATTAAAGAAATCCATAAAGGAAATTTCAAATATAAAACTGATCCACGAAGAATTCACCTTGACCCCTTCGCAACTAATACTAAATGCTGTATTCAAATGGCAATTGATAATAATAACAATATTTATGTTAAATCCACAAACACCAAACGTTTACAAAAACAATGAGTTATTGAAAATATGAACAAAGAATTAATTAACGAAAATTCAATTATTACTTCTGATATGCAAAAATTATATTTTTTAGTAGCAAAACAAACAAATTCTACTTTATGTGTAACTAAAACAACAATTAATCCTGAAGCTAGTTATCGTAACTTAAATAAAATCAGTAAATTACAATCTAGTCTTAAAGAAGCCTTAATTCATTATCATGGTTTAGGTTTTACTAATATTCAAAATTATTTAAATCTCTGAAAATGAAAATACCAACATAAGGGTTTAACTCCAAACCAACAAACAGCGGTATTATATTTTAATGTATAA
- a CDS encoding aminotransferase class V-fold PLP-dependent enzyme yields MTDIKNIKKDFPFFQKNKNIVYLDNSATSLKPQCVIDNIINYYLKYSTNPHNTDFLLAYDCNENIQKIRKLVAEFINGKDSEIIFTPSTTFGLNQLALGLEALISKDDEILLTMAEHSSNLLPWYRLAKTKQAKIKYIGLEDLTITITNVKKLLTPKTKIVSFANISNVLGTVNDTKAICQAIKQYNPNIIVIIDGAQSVGHIKTDVQDWDIDFLVFSGHKMLGPTGIGILWGKNMMLSKLAPMLLGGGNNAIINENRTYSLVQGYMGFESGTQNIAGIFGLQEAIKYLQNIGLETIHNYITSLKDYAVNEIRRENLDVTIYNPNAKSGILVFNVNNVAAHDVSVNLANNHNICLRSGIHCASLIDQVLGVESSLRASFYIYNTKEDVDKLIIALKTGGNFIDDFL; encoded by the coding sequence ATGACAGATATAAAAAATATTAAGAAAGATTTTCCCTTTTTTCAGAAAAATAAAAATATTGTTTATTTAGATAATAGTGCTACTAGTTTAAAACCACAATGTGTTATTGATAATATTATTAATTATTATTTAAAATATTCTACTAATCCTCATAATACTGATTTTTTACTAGCCTATGATTGTAATGAGAATATTCAAAAAATTCGTAAACTAGTTGCTGAATTTATTAATGGTAAAGATAGTGAGATTATCTTTACTCCTTCAACTACTTTTGGATTAAATCAATTGGCTTTAGGGTTAGAAGCATTAATTTCTAAGGATGATGAAATTTTATTAACAATGGCTGAACATAGTTCTAATTTATTACCTTGGTATCGTTTAGCAAAAACTAAACAAGCAAAGATTAAATATATTGGTTTGGAAGATTTAACGATTACTATTACTAATGTTAAAAAATTATTAACACCGAAAACTAAAATTGTTAGTTTTGCAAATATAAGTAATGTTTTAGGAACTGTTAATGATACTAAAGCGATTTGTCAAGCAATTAAACAATATAATCCTAATATTATTGTTATTATTGATGGTGCTCAATCAGTTGGTCATATTAAAACTGATGTTCAAGATTGAGATATTGATTTTTTAGTATTTTCTGGTCATAAGATGTTAGGACCAACGGGTATTGGTATTTTATGAGGAAAAAATATGATGTTATCTAAATTAGCACCAATGTTATTAGGTGGTGGTAATAATGCTATTATTAATGAGAACAGAACATATTCTTTAGTACAAGGATATATGGGTTTTGAATCAGGAACACAAAATATTGCTGGTATTTTTGGTTTACAAGAAGCGATTAAGTATTTACAAAATATTGGTTTAGAAACAATTCATAATTATATTACTAGTTTAAAAGATTATGCTGTTAATGAAATACGAAGGGAAAATTTAGATGTAACGATTTATAATCCTAATGCTAAAAGTGGCATTTTAGTTTTTAATGTTAATAATGTTGCTGCCCACGATGTATCAGTTAATTTAGCTAATAACCACAATATTTGTCTTCGTAGTGGCATTCATTGTGCTAGTTTAATTGATCAAGTACTTGGTGTTGAAAGTTCATTACGAGCTAGTTTTTATATTTATAATACTAAAGAAGATGTTGATAAATTAATTATTGCATTAAAAACAGGAGGTAATTTCATTGATGATTTCTTATAA
- a CDS encoding glucose-6-phosphate isomerase has protein sequence MIKTNISYTHLTNQELNKYQDKIHSIHKTMITERKGLGSNFLGWVDLPKNYNKTEWEAMKVIAKRLIPEIQVLIVIGIGGSYLGAKAAIDMIKGLYSQDSLEIIFVGNTLSSTYTNQVLEYVKDKEFAINVISKSGSTTEPAIAFRLFRDLLEQQKGKAIAKARIIATTDAKNGILKNLANQEGYETLVIPDDMGGRFSVLTPVGIFVMAMAGIDIDKVMLGANQAHADLNDDTLENQAYKYAVVRTILHQEKQYPVEMLVSYESQMSSLAEWWKQLFGESEGKDSKGILPASVNFSTDLHSLGQFIQEGSKVVLFETVLQVKKPSLDVKIATNSDDVDQLNYLTNYSLHQINALALKGTIDAHSNEGKVPNIVLELETMDEIMFGYLVYFFFKACAMSAYLLEVNPFNQPGVEVYKKKMFKLLSKS, from the coding sequence ATGATTAAAACAAATATTAGTTATACACACTTAACAAATCAAGAACTTAATAAATATCAAGATAAAATTCATTCAATTCATAAAACAATGATTACTGAAAGGAAAGGTCTTGGCAGTAATTTTTTAGGTTGAGTTGATTTACCAAAAAATTATAATAAAACTGAATGAGAGGCAATGAAAGTCATTGCTAAACGATTAATTCCTGAAATTCAAGTTTTAATTGTTATTGGTATTGGTGGTTCTTATTTAGGCGCTAAAGCAGCTATTGATATGATTAAAGGATTATATTCCCAAGATTCATTAGAAATAATATTTGTTGGTAATACATTATCATCAACATATACTAATCAAGTTTTAGAATATGTTAAAGATAAAGAATTTGCTATTAATGTTATTTCTAAATCGGGAAGTACAACCGAACCAGCGATTGCCTTTCGTCTTTTTAGAGATTTATTAGAACAACAAAAGGGCAAAGCAATTGCTAAAGCAAGAATTATTGCTACTACTGATGCTAAAAATGGGATTTTAAAAAATTTAGCAAATCAAGAAGGTTATGAAACTTTAGTTATTCCTGATGATATGGGTGGTAGATTTTCAGTATTAACTCCTGTTGGTATTTTTGTAATGGCAATGGCAGGAATTGATATTGATAAGGTTATGTTGGGAGCTAATCAAGCGCATGCAGATTTAAATGATGATACTTTAGAAAATCAAGCATATAAATATGCTGTCGTGCGAACAATATTACATCAAGAAAAGCAATATCCTGTAGAAATGCTAGTTAGTTATGAAAGTCAGATGTCTAGTTTGGCTGAATGATGAAAACAGTTATTTGGTGAATCAGAAGGAAAAGATAGTAAAGGAATTTTACCTGCTAGTGTTAATTTTTCTACTGATTTACATTCCTTAGGACAATTTATTCAAGAGGGAAGTAAAGTAGTTTTATTTGAAACAGTTTTACAAGTTAAAAAGCCCTCTTTGGATGTTAAAATTGCTACTAATAGTGATGATGTAGATCAATTGAATTATTTAACTAATTATTCTTTACATCAAATTAATGCTTTAGCTTTAAAAGGAACAATTGATGCGCATAGTAATGAGGGGAAAGTTCCTAATATTGTTTTAGAGTTAGAAACAATGGATGAAATAATGTTTGGTTACTTAGTGTACTTTTTCTTTAAAGCTTGTGCAATGAGTGCTTATTTACTAGAAGTTAATCCTTTTAATCAACCGGGTGTTGAAGTATATAAGAAAAAAATGTTTAAGTTATTAAGTAAGAGTTAA
- a CDS encoding transposase family protein — protein sequence MKTQVIIEKDSKKIISSDFSYGKNHDFKILKDSKIKFLPETTVLVDLGYQGIQKINHNVLIPKKKSKKNPLNKEEKQNNERISKMRIVIENVFAILKKFKIISEKYRNRRKRFALRFNLIASIYNLQLLV from the coding sequence ATAAAAACACAAGTTATAATTGAAAAAGATAGTAAAAAAATTATTAGTTCTGATTTTTCTTATGGTAAAAACCATGACTTTAAAATTTTAAAAGATTCAAAAATTAAATTTTTACCAGAAACAACTGTTTTAGTGGATTTAGGTTATCAAGGCATACAAAAAATTAATCATAATGTTTTAATTCCTAAAAAAAAATCAAAGAAAAACCCTTTAAATAAAGAAGAAAAGCAAAATAATGAGCGAATTTCAAAAATGAGAATTGTTATTGAAAATGTTTTTGCTATACTTAAAAAATTTAAAATTATTAGTGAAAAATATCGAAATCGTAGAAAAAGATTTGCTTTAAGATTTAATTTAATAGCTTCAATTTATAATTTACAACTATTAGTTTAA
- a CDS encoding transposase family protein gives MKTQVIIEKDSKKIISSDFSYGKNHDFKILKDSKIKFLPETTVLVDLGYQGIQKINHNVLIPKRKSKKNPLNKEEKQNNERISKMRIVIENVFAILKKFKIISEKYRNRRKRFALRFNLIASIYNLQLLV, from the coding sequence ATAAAAACACAAGTTATAATTGAAAAAGATAGTAAAAAAATTATTAGTTCTGATTTTTCTTATGGTAAAAACCATGACTTTAAAATTTTAAAAGATTCAAAAATTAAATTTTTACCAGAAACAACTGTTTTAGTGGATTTAGGTTATCAAGGCATACAAAAAATTAATCATAATGTTTTAATTCCTAAAAGAAAATCAAAGAAAAACCCTTTAAATAAAGAAGAAAAGCAAAATAATGAGCGAATTTCAAAAATGAGAATTGTTATTGAAAATGTTTTTGCTATACTTAAAAAATTTAAAATTATTAGTGAAAAATATCGAAATCGTAGAAAAAGATTTGCTTTAAGATTTAATTTAATAGCTTCAATTTATAATTTACAACTATTAGTTTAA
- the tsaD gene encoding tRNA (adenosine(37)-N6)-threonylcarbamoyltransferase complex transferase subunit TsaD, whose amino-acid sequence MTILAIETSCDETAIAIYKDKKVKSNIIFSQIANHQQYGGVVPEIASRLHISKISYVLKEAIKQAQIQYHDIDYIGYTDHPGLSGSLHIGKVCAQTISLMLKKPLIACNHIEGHIYSAAINNEFKFPLITLVVSGGHTQLVLMKKHLDFHILGETYDDAVGEAYDKVARLLELEYPGGPIIDKIAKKGQNIFELPLGKNDNSFDFSFSGLKSAVANLIKKLNARQLEFRKEDIACSFQEQATNILIKKLTMAMKKYHPKMITVVGGVAANSVLRTKVKNLATKNTTVIIPNNKYCTDNAAMIARLTWQIINNRLKEASKKKK is encoded by the coding sequence ATGACCATCTTAGCTATTGAAACAAGTTGTGATGAAACAGCAATAGCAATATATAAAGATAAAAAAGTTAAAAGCAATATTATTTTTTCACAAATAGCTAATCATCAACAATATGGTGGGGTTGTTCCTGAAATTGCTTCAAGACTTCATATTTCTAAAATTAGTTATGTTTTAAAAGAAGCTATTAAACAAGCACAAATCCAATATCATGATATTGACTACATCGGTTATACTGACCATCCGGGATTAAGTGGTTCGCTTCATATCGGTAAAGTTTGCGCTCAAACAATATCATTAATGTTAAAAAAACCACTTATTGCTTGTAATCATATTGAAGGTCATATTTATAGTGCTGCCATTAATAATGAATTTAAGTTTCCCTTAATAACCTTAGTAGTATCCGGTGGTCATACGCAATTAGTTTTAATGAAAAAACATCTTGATTTTCATATTTTAGGAGAAACTTATGATGATGCTGTCGGTGAAGCTTATGATAAAGTAGCAAGATTATTAGAACTTGAATATCCAGGTGGACCAATAATTGATAAAATAGCAAAAAAAGGACAAAATATTTTTGAACTGCCATTAGGGAAAAATGATAACAGTTTTGATTTTTCATTTAGTGGTTTAAAATCTGCAGTAGCAAATTTAATTAAAAAATTAAATGCTCGCCAATTAGAATTTAGAAAAGAAGATATTGCTTGTTCTTTTCAAGAACAAGCAACTAACATTTTAATTAAAAAATTAACAATGGCAATGAAAAAATATCATCCAAAAATGATAACAGTAGTAGGTGGGGTTGCTGCTAACAGTGTTTTACGAACTAAGGTTAAAAACTTAGCAACAAAAAATACCACAGTTATTATTCCTAATAACAAATACTGTACTGATAATGCTGCGATGATTGCAAGATTAACTTGACAAATAATTAATAATCGCTTAAAAGAAGCTTCTAAAAAGAAAAAATAA
- a CDS encoding IS1/IS1595 family N-terminal zinc-binding domain-containing protein has translation MKLIKNLERKVFKCPKCESYHCVKNGHNSEGKQKYLCKNCRASFDAFRNHFIYWSHLNYEQWNLLIQISLLGQSSKTISRFIKTTLKTAWYNRQKLMKSKQLENTQLKFKKLSGKIQIDETFIKEIHKGNFKYKTDPRRIHLDPFATNTKCCIQMAIDNNNNIYVKSTNTKRLQKQWVIENMNKELINENSIITSDMQKLYFLVAKQTNSTLCVTKTTINPEASYRNLNKISKLQSSLKEALIYYHGLGFTNIQNYLNLWKWKYQHKGLTPNQQTAILYFNV, from the coding sequence ATGAAATTGATCAAAAATTTAGAGCGCAAGGTATTTAAATGCCCTAAATGTGAATCTTACCATTGCGTTAAAAATGGACATAATTCAGAAGGAAAACAAAAATATTTATGTAAAAATTGCCGTGCAAGTTTTGACGCTTTTCGTAATCATTTTATTTATTGAAGTCATTTAAATTATGAACAATGAAATTTATTGATTCAAATTTCATTGTTGGGGCAATCTAGTAAAACAATTTCTCGTTTTATTAAAACTACATTAAAAACTGCTTGATATAATCGTCAAAAATTAATGAAATCAAAACAATTAGAAAATACTCAATTAAAATTTAAAAAATTATCTGGTAAAATCCAAATCGATGAAACATTTATTAAAGAAATCCATAAAGGAAATTTCAAATATAAAACTGATCCACGAAGAATTCACCTTGACCCATTCGCAACTAATACTAAATGCTGTATTCAAATGGCAATTGATAATAATAACAATATTTATGTTAAATCCACAAACACCAAACGTTTACAAAAACAATGAGTTATTGAAAATATGAACAAAGAATTAATTAACGAAAATTCAATTATTACTTCTGATATGCAAAAATTATATTTTTTAGTAGCAAAACAAACAAATTCTACTTTATGTGTAACTAAAACAACAATTAATCCTGAAGCTAGTTATCGTAACTTAAATAAAATCAGTAAATTACAATCTAGTCTTAAAGAAGCCTTAATTTATTATCATGGTTTAGGTTTTACTAATATTCAAAATTATTTAAATCTCTGAAAATGAAAATACCAACATAAGGGTTTAACTCCAAACCAACAAACAGCGATATTATATTTTAATGTATAA
- a CDS encoding iron-sulfur cluster assembly scaffold protein: MISYNEWRKIIINHYQNPQYQGFIKHNQAIERLQPNLSCADQLNLQLVVINDVIVSARFMGYACAIATSSADLICQTITNKSKYQAIAILNNYSLMINVKDYDSDILEDLIVFTHTKKQPNRKQCSLLASSGFLMML; encoded by the coding sequence ATGATTTCTTATAATGAATGAAGAAAGATAATTATTAATCATTATCAAAATCCTCAGTATCAAGGTTTTATTAAACATAATCAAGCAATTGAGCGATTGCAACCTAATTTAAGTTGCGCTGATCAGTTAAATTTACAGTTAGTAGTTATCAATGATGTTATTGTTTCAGCTCGGTTTATGGGTTATGCTTGTGCAATTGCAACTTCTAGTGCTGACTTGATTTGTCAAACCATTACTAATAAATCAAAATATCAAGCAATAGCAATTTTAAATAATTATTCATTAATGATTAATGTTAAAGATTATGATAGTGATATTTTAGAAGACTTAATTGTATTTACTCATACTAAAAAGCAACCAAATCGTAAGCAGTGTTCATTATTAGCAAGTAGTGGATTTTTAATGATGTTATAA
- a CDS encoding S1 RNA-binding domain-containing protein produces MYKKGDIIEAKCTAVLPWGVFYIIENIVDNVNEDSTSSQSKPERVTGMCHISQFSDGYVKDINEFAEVEKVYRLEVLNFDVDKKQLSLSHKALYKEEQNRGSVHIKESGAGFEDLSNNLSQWIDNSEQIGESDE; encoded by the coding sequence ATGTATAAAAAAGGTGACATTATTGAAGCAAAGTGTACTGCTGTTTTACCATGAGGTGTATTTTATATTATTGAAAACATCGTTGATAATGTTAATGAAGACAGTACTTCTTCACAGTCAAAGCCAGAGCGAGTAACTGGGATGTGTCATATTAGTCAGTTTTCTGATGGATATGTTAAAGATATTAATGAATTTGCAGAAGTTGAAAAAGTCTATCGCTTAGAAGTGTTAAATTTTGATGTTGATAAAAAGCAACTAAGTTTAAGTCATAAAGCACTTTATAAAGAAGAACAAAATCGTGGGTCCGTACATATTAAAGAATCAGGAGCAGGATTTGAAGATTTATCTAATAACTTGTCGCAATGAATTGATAATAGTGAACAAATCGGTGAAAGTGACGAATAA
- a CDS encoding 5-formyltetrahydrofolate cyclo-ligase, whose amino-acid sequence MFDKHLLRKSSLKVRLAMTKDDKEQYDQKIINFITNNDDFQKAKIIGLFSPIRGEVNVNLLISFCFNNDKIVGLPRMQDDNSLLFYQITSFDDLVIDNNYNILQPNLQCKMLMTSEINICFLPFLAYDSTGARVGYGKGYYDQTLVDFKNPIIGIGYSWQKTIEEIAVDKNDILMHQVITEIGIEKF is encoded by the coding sequence ATGTTTGATAAACATTTATTACGAAAGTCATCTTTAAAAGTAAGATTAGCAATGACAAAAGATGATAAAGAACAATATGATCAAAAAATTATTAATTTTATTACTAATAATGACGATTTTCAAAAAGCAAAAATAATTGGTTTATTTTCACCTATTAGGGGAGAAGTTAATGTTAATCTTTTAATTAGTTTTTGTTTTAATAATGACAAGATTGTTGGGTTACCAAGAATGCAAGATGATAATTCTTTATTATTTTATCAAATTACTAGTTTTGATGATTTAGTAATTGATAATAATTACAATATTTTACAACCTAATTTGCAATGTAAAATGTTAATGACTTCGGAAATTAATATTTGTTTCTTACCGTTTTTAGCGTATGATAGTACCGGCGCTAGAGTTGGTTATGGGAAAGGATATTATGACCAGACTTTAGTAGATTTTAAAAATCCAATTATTGGAATTGGTTATAGTTGACAAAAAACTATAGAAGAAATAGCAGTTGATAAAAATGATATTTTAATGCATCAAGTAATAACGGAAATTGGAATTGAAAAATTTTAA
- a CDS encoding transposase family protein: MKFKKNNQISDKNFLRLTGIKHTTFNKMLEILKIEELKKRFRRGRTNKLSLENRILMTLEYWREYRTYFHIAKSYDISESSCYRNIKWIEDTLIKHPNFQQLTGQKSLLKDYFKDKTVIIDVTESQIQRPKKDKNSTTQEKRKNTQ; encoded by the coding sequence ATGAAATTTAAAAAAAATAATCAAATAAGTGATAAAAATTTTTTAAGATTAACTGGTATTAAACATACTACTTTTAATAAAATGCTAGAAATTTTAAAAATAGAAGAATTAAAAAAGAGATTTCGTCGCGGAAGAACCAATAAATTATCATTAGAAAATCGTATTTTAATGACTTTAGAATATTGAAGAGAATATAGAACTTATTTTCATATTGCAAAAAGTTATGATATTAGTGAAAGTAGTTGTTATAGAAATATCAAATGAATTGAAGACACTTTAATAAAACACCCTAATTTTCAACAACTTACTGGTCAAAAATCACTATTAAAAGATTATTTCAAAGATAAGACTGTTATAATTGATGTAACTGAAAGCCAAATCCAACGCCCAAAAAAAGACAAAAACAGCACTACTCAGGAAAAAAGAAAAAACACACAATAA
- a CDS encoding IS1/IS1595 family N-terminal zinc-binding domain-containing protein → MEKIIQELVNTLTDDQFLEFYEKVKQQAELIKKQKRLNEIDQKFRAQGIKCPKCESYHCVKNGHNSEGKQKYLCKNCRASFDAFRNHFIYWSHLNYEQWNLLIQISLLGQSSKTISRFIKTTLKTAWYNRQKLMKSKQLENTQLKFKKLSGKIQIDETFIRLLAKLI, encoded by the coding sequence ATGGAAAAAATAATTCAAGAACTAGTAAATACTTTAACAGATGATCAATTTTTAGAATTTTATGAAAAAGTCAAACAACAAGCAGAATTAATAAAAAAACAAAAACGTTTAAATGAAATTGATCAAAAATTTAGAGCGCAAGGTATTAAATGCCCTAAATGTGAATCTTACCATTGCGTTAAAAATGGACATAATTCAGAAGGAAAACAAAAATATTTATGTAAAAATTGCCGTGCAAGTTTTGACGCTTTTCGTAATCATTTTATTTATTGAAGTCATTTAAATTATGAACAATGAAATTTATTGATTCAAATTTCATTGCTGGGGCAATCTAGTAAAACAATTTCTCGTTTTATTAAAACTACATTAAAAACTGCTTGATATAATCGTCAAAAATTAATGAAATCAAAACAATTAGAAAATACCCAATTAAAATTTAAAAAATTATCTGGTAAAATCCAAATCGATGAAACATTTATTAGACTTCTTGCAAAATTAATTTAA